One genomic segment of Paraburkholderia aromaticivorans includes these proteins:
- a CDS encoding heavy metal response regulator transcription factor, whose translation MKLLIVEDEHKVVDYLRSGLTEQGWVVDVALDGEEGMHLATEFDYDVIVLDVMLPKRDGFSVLKALRMRKSTPVIMLTARDHVNDRVRGLREGADDYLTKPFSFLELVERLHALARRTRSQESTLISVGDLFVDLIGRRATRDGVRLDLTAKEFQLLSVLARRQGDILSKTAITELVWDVNFDSHTNVVETAIKRLRAKLDGPFPSKLLHTVRGMGYVLEVREEAEPS comes from the coding sequence ATGAAATTGCTGATTGTTGAAGACGAGCACAAGGTGGTGGACTATCTGCGCTCCGGTTTGACAGAGCAGGGCTGGGTCGTCGACGTCGCGCTGGACGGCGAGGAAGGCATGCACTTGGCCACCGAATTCGATTACGACGTGATCGTCCTCGACGTGATGCTGCCCAAACGCGACGGCTTCAGCGTGCTGAAGGCGCTGCGCATGCGCAAATCGACGCCGGTCATCATGCTCACCGCGCGCGATCATGTGAACGACCGCGTGCGCGGCCTGCGCGAAGGCGCCGACGACTACCTCACCAAACCCTTTTCGTTTCTCGAACTGGTCGAGCGGTTGCACGCTCTGGCGCGCCGCACCCGTTCCCAGGAATCGACGCTGATTTCCGTCGGCGATCTGTTCGTCGACCTGATCGGGCGGCGCGCGACCCGCGACGGCGTGCGCCTGGATCTGACCGCCAAGGAATTTCAGTTGCTCAGCGTGCTGGCGCGCCGGCAGGGCGATATTCTCTCGAAGACCGCGATTACCGAACTCGTGTGGGACGTCAATTTCGACAGTCATACCAACGTGGTCGAGACCGCGATCAAACGATTGCGCGCCAAACTCGACGGCCCGTTTCCCTCCAAGCTGCTGCACACCGTGCGCGGCATGGGTTACGTGCTCGAAGTGCGCGAGGAGGCGGAGCCGTCATGA
- a CDS encoding heavy metal sensor histidine kinase, protein MNRSIARRLALMFALVALFVFTLVGTGLFLVLRTQLEHHLRESLDDRTQIARIIVYHAVTPEKWRMAREKLTDMTPRDGSTMYAVSSADPYFHYGKLVDGAVATSWPGGYTRVTPAGGGQDMLTSTVTIPAYGARPPVQLQVAASYSPNVRTMRVFGSALAALSALGSLAVLLLSYSVTRLGLAPLTRLTRDASAVSPNNRSQRLNTASLPLELNDLANSFNGALERLDGAYGRLESFNADVAHELRTPVTILIGQTEVALTRNRSVDDLRHTLQSNLEEFERMRAIINDMLFLARADQGERATGLVEVSLAAEVAHTLEFLEIPLEEARVHAQLRGDAVARVNRSLFGRACANLLMNAIQHCEPGAQINVTIVSEEDQVRVAVANPGAPISPDVLEHLFDRFYRAEVSRTNSRENHGLGLAIVKAIAEMHRGTVSAQSAHGINTFAFSVAALPTDAGMRAGRVSATAPAQVADYSSLAKGKSA, encoded by the coding sequence ATGAACCGTTCGATCGCCCGGCGCCTCGCGCTGATGTTCGCGTTGGTCGCGCTGTTCGTGTTCACGCTGGTCGGCACGGGGCTCTTCCTGGTGCTGCGCACGCAACTCGAACACCATCTGCGCGAGTCGCTCGACGATCGCACGCAGATCGCGCGCATCATCGTCTATCACGCGGTGACGCCGGAAAAATGGCGCATGGCGCGCGAAAAGCTCACCGACATGACGCCGCGCGACGGCAGCACGATGTATGCGGTGTCGAGCGCCGATCCGTATTTCCATTACGGCAAGCTGGTCGACGGTGCGGTGGCGACGAGCTGGCCGGGCGGTTATACGCGCGTGACGCCCGCCGGCGGCGGCCAGGACATGCTCACCTCGACGGTGACGATCCCGGCTTATGGCGCGCGTCCGCCGGTGCAATTGCAGGTGGCCGCGAGTTATTCGCCCAACGTGCGCACCATGCGCGTGTTCGGCTCGGCGCTCGCCGCGCTGTCGGCACTCGGCAGTCTCGCTGTCCTGTTGCTCAGCTACTCGGTCACGCGGCTCGGCCTCGCGCCGCTCACGCGCCTCACGCGCGACGCTTCCGCCGTGAGTCCGAATAACCGCTCGCAGCGTCTGAACACGGCCTCGCTGCCGCTCGAACTCAACGACCTGGCGAATTCCTTCAACGGTGCGCTCGAACGGCTGGACGGCGCCTATGGCCGGCTCGAATCGTTCAATGCGGACGTGGCCCATGAACTGCGCACGCCGGTCACGATTCTGATTGGCCAGACGGAAGTGGCCTTGACACGCAATCGCTCGGTCGACGATCTGCGCCATACGCTGCAATCGAACCTCGAAGAGTTCGAACGCATGCGGGCGATCATCAACGACATGCTGTTCCTCGCGCGTGCGGACCAGGGCGAGCGGGCAACCGGCCTCGTCGAAGTGTCGCTCGCCGCGGAAGTCGCGCATACGCTGGAGTTTCTGGAGATTCCGCTGGAAGAAGCGCGAGTCCATGCGCAGTTGCGCGGTGACGCCGTGGCGCGCGTGAACCGCTCGCTGTTCGGCCGCGCCTGTGCGAATCTGTTGATGAACGCCATCCAGCATTGCGAACCGGGTGCGCAGATCAATGTGACGATCGTGAGTGAGGAGGATCAGGTGCGCGTCGCGGTGGCCAACCCCGGTGCGCCGATTTCGCCGGACGTGCTCGAACATCTGTTCGACCGGTTTTATCGCGCGGAAGTCTCGCGCACCAATAGCCGCGAAAACCACGGGCTGGGTCTGGCGATCGTGAAGGCGATTGCGGAGATGCATCGCGGGACGGTGTCGGCGCAGAGCGCGCACGGCATCAACACCTTTGCGTTCTCGGTCGCGGCGTTGCCGACGGACGCCGGCATGCGGGCGGGGCGCGTGAGCGCAACCGCACCGGCTCAGGTGGCGGATTATTCGTCGCTGGCGAAGGGCAAGTCGGCCTGA
- the dinB gene encoding DNA polymerase IV, whose product MSSSSRRIAHLDMDAFYASVELLRYPELRGQAVVIGGGRSGVPQTLADGTRRFARLRDYAGRGVVTTSTYEARALGVFSAMGMMKAAMLAPDAILLPTDFDSYRHYSRLFKAAVATFTDQIEDRGIDEIYIDLTGLPGEPREIAARIKQAVNQATGLTCSICVAPNKLLAKIGSELDKPDGLTILTPADVPLRVWPLPVRKVNGIGPKAAEKLTALGLATVGDLAAADAGLLQDHFGRSYSAWLMHVAQGEDERPVVVESEPKSMSRETTFERDLHPRHDRPALSSSFTGLCVRVAEDLVRKGYVGRTVGIKLRYDDFRTVTRDLTLDAPTADAAEIRRAATECLRRVELNRKLRLLGVRVSALTPANALPPQRRLPVQADLPFASDE is encoded by the coding sequence ATGAGTTCTTCAAGCCGCCGCATCGCGCACCTCGACATGGACGCGTTCTACGCGTCCGTCGAACTTTTGCGCTATCCGGAACTACGCGGCCAGGCGGTGGTGATCGGCGGCGGCCGCAGCGGCGTGCCGCAAACGCTCGCAGACGGCACCCGCCGTTTCGCGAGGCTGCGCGACTACGCGGGCCGTGGCGTGGTAACCACGTCCACCTACGAAGCCCGCGCACTCGGTGTGTTCTCGGCCATGGGCATGATGAAGGCGGCCATGCTCGCGCCGGACGCCATCCTCCTGCCCACCGACTTCGACTCGTATCGCCATTACTCGCGACTCTTCAAGGCGGCGGTCGCCACGTTCACGGACCAGATCGAAGACCGCGGCATCGACGAAATCTATATCGACCTGACCGGGTTGCCGGGCGAGCCACGCGAGATCGCCGCGCGCATCAAGCAGGCGGTCAATCAGGCCACCGGACTCACCTGCTCCATTTGCGTGGCGCCGAACAAGCTGCTCGCGAAGATCGGCTCCGAACTCGACAAACCCGACGGCCTCACGATCCTCACACCGGCCGACGTGCCGCTGCGCGTCTGGCCGCTGCCGGTGCGCAAGGTCAACGGCATCGGCCCCAAGGCCGCGGAAAAGCTCACCGCGCTCGGTCTCGCCACGGTCGGCGATCTGGCGGCGGCGGACGCGGGACTGTTGCAGGACCATTTCGGGCGCAGCTACTCGGCGTGGCTCATGCACGTCGCGCAAGGCGAGGACGAACGGCCGGTGGTGGTCGAATCGGAGCCCAAGTCGATGAGCCGCGAGACCACCTTCGAGCGTGATCTGCATCCGCGTCACGACCGGCCGGCGCTGTCCAGCTCGTTTACCGGCTTGTGCGTGCGGGTCGCGGAAGATCTGGTGCGCAAGGGCTACGTGGGGCGCACGGTGGGCATCAAACTGCGCTACGACGACTTCCGCACCGTCACGCGCGATCTGACGCTGGACGCGCCGACCGCCGACGCCGCCGAGATCCGGCGCGCGGCGACCGAATGCCTGCGCCGGGTGGAATTGAACCGCAAGCTGCGGCTGCTCGGCGTGCGCGTGAGCGCACTGACGCCGGCCAACGCACTGCCGCCGCAGAGGCGGCTGCCGGTTCAGGCCGACTTGCCCTTCGCCAGCGACGAATAA